Part of the Imperialibacter roseus genome, TCTCAAAGTGCTTGAGTAGAACCCCGGATGTACGGGTGTCTTCCGCCAGTATCACATCCACCTCCTTCAATACCCTTAGGGCTCTGAGAGTGATGTCCTCCAGGTTGCCAATCGGCGTCGGAACCAGATATAGCTTCGCTGCCGCCATCTATTTCAAGAGCGCATCAATCACGCTCGCAAGCTTCCTGTCCTTCTCAGTCACAGTATTGCCCGCACTGTGGGTGGTCAACTCTATGGTCACTTTATTGTAAACGTTGCTCCAATTAGGGTGGTGATCCATTTTCTCTGCTTCAATGGCTACCTTTGTCATAAACCCGAATGCTTCAACAAAATTCTTGAAGGTAATTTCTCGTAAAAGTTTGTTGTTCTCTTCTTTCCACATAATGTTTTATCTTTTAGTGGCGGTAATGATGTATTGATAGGGTAGCGTCTTCGCATCTACCTCTTTTATAGTAAACCCAACTGCCTTCAATTCGTTCACCAGTTTTTGGCTAGAAATCCAAAGATTATCAGGTGGTGTTACAGGAGATCGCTCGGGCTTAAAGTCAACAATCACCAGTTGCCCCCCCTCTTTTAGCCCGCTCATTATTTCACTAAAGTAGT contains:
- a CDS encoding 4a-hydroxytetrahydrobiopterin dehydratase → MWKEENNKLLREITFKNFVEAFGFMTKVAIEAEKMDHHPNWSNVYNKVTIELTTHSAGNTVTEKDRKLASVIDALLK